The proteins below come from a single Xyrauchen texanus isolate HMW12.3.18 chromosome 1, RBS_HiC_50CHRs, whole genome shotgun sequence genomic window:
- the nit1 gene encoding deaminated glutathione amidase isoform X2 — protein sequence MHLFSALEKRVPFLAAGLLALRSKAVQRRVSSMMSSSHPVAAVCQVTSTPDKEANFTACKRLVEQAKENGASMVFLPEGFDYIGSSREETLQLSESLDGDIITRYTHLARKLDVWLSLGGFHERGHEWKSDQRIYNSHIIIDGQGQIASVYRKGHLFDVELTGKGVSLKESSFTIPGPRLVPPVQTPIGKRHGAEILTYPSAFTVATGSAHWEVLLRARAIETQCYVLAAAQVGAHHSKRMSYGHASAVDPWGLVIGDCGGTDVGIAMVQIDLQGLRDIRRDMPVQQHRREKGYYCSLD from the exons ATGCATTTGTTTTCTGCACTGGAGAAGCGAGTGCCTTTTCTTGCAGCAGGTCTCTTGGCTTTGAGATCGAAGGCAGTGCAAAGACGAGTTTCCAGCAT gatGTCTTCATCCCATCCTGTAGCAGCTGTCTGTCAGGTGACCTCCACCCCTGACAAAGAAGCCAACTTTACTGCATGTAAGCGACTGGTTGAGCAGGCCAAAGAAAATGGGGCGAGTATGGTTTTCCTGCCTGAAGGCTTTGATTATATTGGCTCAAGCCGAGAGGAGACGCTACAGCTCTCAGAAAGCCTTGATGGCGACATTATAACTCGCTACACCCACCTTGCCAG AAAGCTGGATGTGTGGCTGTCTTTGGGTGGATTCCACGAAAGAGGTCATGAGTGGAAATCTGATCAACGAATTTATAACAGCCATATTATCATTGATGGACAAG GTCAGATTGCGTCCGTGTACAGGAAGGGACACTTGTTTGATGTTGAGTTGACTGGTAAAGGTGTGTCTCTTAAAGAGAGCTCTTTCACTATACCTGGTCCTCGCCTGGTTCCTCCAGTCCAGACTCCCATCGGAAAG AGACATGGAGCAGAGATCCTGACATACCCTTCAGCCTTCACTGTGGCAACAGGAAGTGCCCACTGGGAG GTGCTTCTTCGGGCGAGAGCGATTGAGACGCAGTGTTACGTTCTTGCCGCGGCACAGGTCGGAGCTCATCACAGCAAGCGGATGTCGTACGGACACGCCTCAGCGGTAGATCCATGGGGTTTGGTGATCGGTGACTGTGGGGGCACTGATGTGGGCATAGCCATGGTTCAGATTGACCTGCAGGGACTGCGAGACATCAGGAGGGACATGCCAGTGCAACAGCATCGAAGAGAAAAGGGATATTACTGCAGTTTGGATTGA
- the nit1 gene encoding deaminated glutathione amidase isoform X3, protein MSSSHPVAAVCQVTSTPDKEANFTACKRLVEQAKENGASMVFLPEGFDYIGSSREETLQLSESLDGDIITRYTHLARKLDVWLSLGGFHERGHEWKSDQRIYNSHIIIDGQGQIASVYRKGHLFDVELTGKGVSLKESSFTIPGPRLVPPVQTPIGKVGLGVCYDLRFPELSSALQRHGAEILTYPSAFTVATGSAHWEVLLRARAIETQCYVLAAAQVGAHHSKRMSYGHASAVDPWGLVIGDCGGTDVGIAMVQIDLQGLRDIRRDMPVQQHRREKGYYCSLD, encoded by the exons atGTCTTCATCCCATCCTGTAGCAGCTGTCTGTCAGGTGACCTCCACCCCTGACAAAGAAGCCAACTTTACTGCATGTAAGCGACTGGTTGAGCAGGCCAAAGAAAATGGGGCGAGTATGGTTTTCCTGCCTGAAGGCTTTGATTATATTGGCTCAAGCCGAGAGGAGACGCTACAGCTCTCAGAAAGCCTTGATGGCGACATTATAACTCGCTACACCCACCTTGCCAG AAAGCTGGATGTGTGGCTGTCTTTGGGTGGATTCCACGAAAGAGGTCATGAGTGGAAATCTGATCAACGAATTTATAACAGCCATATTATCATTGATGGACAAG GTCAGATTGCGTCCGTGTACAGGAAGGGACACTTGTTTGATGTTGAGTTGACTGGTAAAGGTGTGTCTCTTAAAGAGAGCTCTTTCACTATACCTGGTCCTCGCCTGGTTCCTCCAGTCCAGACTCCCATCGGAAAG GTTGGTCTTGGTGTGTGTTATGATCTGCGTTTCCCTGAGCTGTCGTCTGCTCTACAGAGACATGGAGCAGAGATCCTGACATACCCTTCAGCCTTCACTGTGGCAACAGGAAGTGCCCACTGGGAG GTGCTTCTTCGGGCGAGAGCGATTGAGACGCAGTGTTACGTTCTTGCCGCGGCACAGGTCGGAGCTCATCACAGCAAGCGGATGTCGTACGGACACGCCTCAGCGGTAGATCCATGGGGTTTGGTGATCGGTGACTGTGGGGGCACTGATGTGGGCATAGCCATGGTTCAGATTGACCTGCAGGGACTGCGAGACATCAGGAGGGACATGCCAGTGCAACAGCATCGAAGAGAAAAGGGATATTACTGCAGTTTGGATTGA
- the LOC127648903 gene encoding prefoldin subunit 2-like, with translation MAANSSNNTSSKSGGKQSAPSAEQVVATFQRMRQEQRSMASKAAEFEMEINEHSLVIDTLKEVDPSRKCFRLVGGVLLERTVKEVLPALENNKEQISNIVESLNTQMQAKGRELTEYRERYNIRLVGEDDKQGKADASQAKESEGGGGGGSKGGAGVLVS, from the exons ATGGCAGCGAACAGTAGCAACAACACGAGCAGTAAAAGCGGCGGAAAGCAATCAGCTCCCTCCGCCGAGCAG GTGGTGGCTACTTTTCAGAGGATGCGACAGGAACAGCGCAGTATGGCTTCTAAAGCTGCAGAGTTTGAGATGGAGATCAATgaacacag CCTTGTCATTGACACACTAAAGGAAGTAGATCCCTCACGAAAGTGCTTTCGTTTAGTCGGGGGTGTGCTGTTGGAGAGGACCGTCAAAGAAGTTTTGCCTGCTTTAGAAAACAACAAAGAACAG atttcAAATATTGTGGAGTCGCTTAACACACAGATGCAGGCTAAGGGGAGGGAACTGACGGAATACCGTGAACGTTACAACATCCGATTAGTCGGAGAGGATGACAAACAGGGCAAAGCGGATGCCAGTCAAGCCAAAGAGagtgaaggaggaggaggaggagggtccAAAGGTGGCGCTGGAGTGCTTGTCTCTTAG
- the nit1 gene encoding deaminated glutathione amidase isoform X1, with protein MHLFSALEKRVPFLAAGLLALRSKAVQRRVSSMMSSSHPVAAVCQVTSTPDKEANFTACKRLVEQAKENGASMVFLPEGFDYIGSSREETLQLSESLDGDIITRYTHLARKLDVWLSLGGFHERGHEWKSDQRIYNSHIIIDGQGQIASVYRKGHLFDVELTGKGVSLKESSFTIPGPRLVPPVQTPIGKVGLGVCYDLRFPELSSALQRHGAEILTYPSAFTVATGSAHWEVLLRARAIETQCYVLAAAQVGAHHSKRMSYGHASAVDPWGLVIGDCGGTDVGIAMVQIDLQGLRDIRRDMPVQQHRREKGYYCSLD; from the exons ATGCATTTGTTTTCTGCACTGGAGAAGCGAGTGCCTTTTCTTGCAGCAGGTCTCTTGGCTTTGAGATCGAAGGCAGTGCAAAGACGAGTTTCCAGCAT gatGTCTTCATCCCATCCTGTAGCAGCTGTCTGTCAGGTGACCTCCACCCCTGACAAAGAAGCCAACTTTACTGCATGTAAGCGACTGGTTGAGCAGGCCAAAGAAAATGGGGCGAGTATGGTTTTCCTGCCTGAAGGCTTTGATTATATTGGCTCAAGCCGAGAGGAGACGCTACAGCTCTCAGAAAGCCTTGATGGCGACATTATAACTCGCTACACCCACCTTGCCAG AAAGCTGGATGTGTGGCTGTCTTTGGGTGGATTCCACGAAAGAGGTCATGAGTGGAAATCTGATCAACGAATTTATAACAGCCATATTATCATTGATGGACAAG GTCAGATTGCGTCCGTGTACAGGAAGGGACACTTGTTTGATGTTGAGTTGACTGGTAAAGGTGTGTCTCTTAAAGAGAGCTCTTTCACTATACCTGGTCCTCGCCTGGTTCCTCCAGTCCAGACTCCCATCGGAAAG GTTGGTCTTGGTGTGTGTTATGATCTGCGTTTCCCTGAGCTGTCGTCTGCTCTACAGAGACATGGAGCAGAGATCCTGACATACCCTTCAGCCTTCACTGTGGCAACAGGAAGTGCCCACTGGGAG GTGCTTCTTCGGGCGAGAGCGATTGAGACGCAGTGTTACGTTCTTGCCGCGGCACAGGTCGGAGCTCATCACAGCAAGCGGATGTCGTACGGACACGCCTCAGCGGTAGATCCATGGGGTTTGGTGATCGGTGACTGTGGGGGCACTGATGTGGGCATAGCCATGGTTCAGATTGACCTGCAGGGACTGCGAGACATCAGGAGGGACATGCCAGTGCAACAGCATCGAAGAGAAAAGGGATATTACTGCAGTTTGGATTGA